ATGAGTTTCTCATGACAGTCACTCATGAACTGCAATCCCCCCTGGCAACGATTCTCGGTTGGGCACGATTTCTACAAACCAAATCCTTTGACCCTGATACGCTGGCACGAGCATTAGCCACAATCGAACGTAACGCCACCATTGAAGCAAAACTGATCAAGGACTTGCTGGATGTAGCCAGCATTCTCTCTGGGAAGCTGCGCCTGAAGTCTCAAGTCGTCGATTTAGCTTCGCTGGTACGAAATGTGACGGCAACATTCCGTGCAGCAGCTCAGGCAAAGCACCTGCAACTCGTTGAAACCATATCGGATGAAGTGCCGACTAATGTTGTTGCCGATGGCGATCGCCTCAAACAAGTCATTGCTAACTTGCTAGAAAATGCCATTAAATTTACGCCCAAAGATGGAAGGGTTGAAATTGGATTGTCATGGGTCACGGGTCATTCGTCGTTGGTAGAAGACCAAATAACTAATGACAAAGGACTCATGACAAATTATGTCCGAATTGCAATTAGCGACACCGGAATTGGTATCCATCCTGATTTTCTGCCCTATGTGTTCGATCGCTTTACTCAAGCCGAAGTACCCAGTCGTCATACCCCTGGCGGAGTGGGAATTGGACTGGCGATCGCCCATCATATTGTCGCACTTCATAACGGCACCATTCATGCGGAAAGTGCAGGAGAAGGGCAGGGGACAACCTTTGTTGTTAGATTACCAGTTGCTCTGGATTGTGGAAGTGAAGAAACAAAGATCTATATACACGGTAGATCCTGAATGAAGTGGCGACAGCTATAACCGCCACGATTCTCATCCGAACTCAGGTTAGATTAGCTCTCAAGCAGGATTTTAAGAAACGGCACTAAGCCTTATACCAAGGATCATTCATGGTAAACCCGAACACCTGACTTAGATTTTTATGACGCTCCCTTTACTGATTGTTGATGTACAAACAGGCTTTATGAATGACTTTACTCATCACATTCCCCGACGAGTAGTTCGTTTAATTGAGCAGGAAACTTACTCACCTATATTGTTTACTCGCTTTATCAATTCACCTGATAGTCCCTACACTCATCTTTTGAAGTGGGATGGTTGTCATGAGGCACCTGAGACAGATTTAGCAACCGAGCTTGCTCCTTACGTCCAATCTCAGTGTGTCTTCAGTAAACCAGGATTATGTGGCATACCAAATGAGTTGGCAGATTATCTCAACCGTCACCAGATTCAGCAGATTGCTGTTGTAGGAATTGACACAGATATGTGTGTTCTAAAAATTGCTATGGATTTATTTGATCAGGGCATTGAGCCAATTGTATTGACTGATTGTTGTGCGAGCACAGCAGGATTGCAAGCTCACCTGGCGGGTCTAGCTGTGCTCAGCCGCAATATTGGAGCACAACGTTTGCGCGATGCTGGTTTGGGAGAAGGAACCCTTGCAGCTCCTGTAGCTAATCAGAACCATTAGAGTCAGAACCATTAGAGGAGCATAACCCTGATGGCTACCTGCGACAATTCATCGGAGCGCACGCCGAAGTTTGTGATCTCAATCGCCAAGCTCATCCGATTTGTCAGGCAATCAACTGCTCAACTCTTTTTGGCTCTCTAACAGTCTCATAATGACCATGAGCAATTGAATCGGTTCGATGGGTTTGGGGATGTGCATTTGGAATCCAGCTGATAATGCCTCCAGGCGATCGCCCTCTCTTGCGTAAGCCGTCAAGGCAGCCGCCGGAATTCGTCCACCCTGACCAGGTGGCAGCGATCGAATGCGACGAATAAACGTGAATCCATCTTCATCAGGCATTCCAACGTCACTTAGTAGAATGTCAGGTTTGTGAGTTTGCAGCAATTGCCAGGCGGCTGAGGCAGAGGCAGCACTAATCACCCTGGCACCGTATTGCTCCAAAGCGGCTTGCAAAAATTCGCGTGTGTCTCTTTCGTCATCCACGATCAATACATTAACGTTGGATAGATCGAGCACTGTATCAACGATTGTTTGACGATGAAGCCCCTGATAGCTAACGGGTTGGTTCGGTAGAGCAGCCGTGAGGAGTGGTAAATGAACGGTAAAGGTCGTCCCCTGTCCTTCCCCACAGCTATCGACGTGAATGGTGCCCCCATGCAACTCGACTAAGTTTCGCACGATCGCCAGTCCTAACCCTAACCCACCTTGTGTACGGGTCGTTGTTGAATCCTCCTGTCGGAATCGCTCAAAGACATAGGGCAAAAAGTCTGGAGAGATGCCTTTGCCAGAGTCGATGACTTGAATTTGAGCGTAAATTGGGGAGTGGGAAGTGGGGAGTGGGGAGTGAACTGCTTTTATCCCATTCCCCATTCCCCATTCCCCATTCCCCACAAGCTCCAGTTGAATATCGACCTTTCCCCCGGCGGGTGTAAATTTAACGGCATTTGAGAGCAAATTCCAGACAATTTGCTGTAATCGTTCTGGATCACCAGAAACTAAATCTGTGTCTGGACTTGAATGGAATGAGAGGGCAATGGATTTCGCCGTTGCGGCAGGGCGAATCGTGTCGATTGCCGCCTGAATACAAGGAATAAGGTGAGTTGGGCGTAAGTCTAGCCGAATCTTGCCACGAATGATGCGTGAGATATCGAGCAGATCTTCAATCAATTGAGTTTGGGCTTGAGCATTTCGCTCGATCGAAGCTAGGGCTTGTTCTGTTTTCTGTGGGTCAAAGTTGCGAGTACGGAGTAACCGCGACCAGCCCAGAATCGCATTGAGGGGCGATCGCAACTCATGGGACACGACTGCCAAAAACTCGTCTTTCATCCGGCTAGCCCGTTCTAGTGCTGTGCGGGCTGCTCGTTCTCGCTCCAATGCTTTTGCCCGTTCTTCGATCAACAATTTCTGATCGTGAATATCGGTAGAAGAGCCAAACCATTTCACCATCTGCCCCTGTTGGTCATATAGAGGCAAGGCTTGTGACAGGTGCCAACGGTACTCCCCATCACTCGCTCGACGAATCCGATGCTCGATTCTAAACATTCTGCGGTCTGTTGCAGCCTCATCAAAGGACTGGAGGGTATAGGCTAAATCGTCCGGATGGATAATTGGCTCCACCCCCTCTCTTTGGGCTTGTTCCAGAGATAGACCCGTATATTCACACCAACGCTGATTGCAATATTCGTGATATGTGTCAGAGCGCACTACCCAGAAAAGTTGGGGCATCGTATCTGCTAGAGTACGGAACTTTAATTCACTCTCTTGCAAAGCCGCTTCCGTTTGTTTGCGATCGGTAATATCAAACAACATTCCCAACATGCGAGTCGGTTGTTCGTTGCTGTCGTAATGAAACCGACCATAGGACGAAATCCAGTGAATACTGCCATCTGCCCAGACTACGCGGTAATCACAGGCATAGTCTTGCTTGTCCTCCATTGCCTGTTGGAGACTCGCCTCCGTACCCGGTAAATCGTCTGGATGGATGCGATCGCGCCATTCTTTGTAGGTGCGTTTGGGATTTCCCGGTTCGTAGCCCAAAATGATTTCGTGGTACGGAGTCCAAACCACCTCATGAGTTGCTAAATTCCAATCCCAGGAACCAATGCGGGCAGCGTCCAGGGCTAATTCAAGTCGCTCCTGGCTCTCTCTCAATCGTTCCCCGCTCTCGATTAGTGCATTCTCGACTTGTTTGAGGGACGAGATATCAATGAACGCACCGATGACCCCTTGAACAGTGCCAGACTCGCATCGCACCGGAACGGCTCGACCATAGATCGAGCAAACCGCTCCATCGTCAAAGACAAACTCAAATTCACCAGAGACAGCTTGTCCAGTCCGCCCTGCCTGTTGCATCGGTAAGTCGTAGGGGTCAACATCCTGACCATTCTGTTGAATCTTGAACTGGAACGGATACTCTCCAGTTTCAGGAGTGGCTGTCATGATGGAGTCGGGCGATCGCCGCATCATTTCACACGCGGCACGATTCGGCGTCACGTGATGACATTGAGGGTCATGGGCGATCCAAACCCCCGCAGGAACGGCTTCCATAAACGCCTCCAGTTCTGCGGCTCTGGCTCGTGCGGTTGCTTCGCTTTGCCTCAGGGCAGCTTCTGCTCGTTTGCGCTTGCTAATATCGGTTGTGCTGCCGACCACCCGCACGGCTCGACCCATAACATCCCGCAAAATTAAGCCCTGATCCTGCACATCAACATACTCGTCCTGCTGATTGCGAACCCGGTATTCCAGGTTATAGCGATCGCCCTGCTGAAGTGCCGTCAGTACAGCCTGCCTCGTCGTTTCCACATCCTCCGGGTGAATCCGATTCAGCCACCACTCGCTATTGGGTGCGATCGCCTCTGTTGGGAATCCAAATAGATGACTGGTTCCTTCACTGCGATCGACCTGATCTTGCTCAATATCCCAGTCATACACGGCTGCATTAATCGCCGCCATTGCCAAACGAAACCGCTCGTTTGCCTGTGCCAGTTCTCGCTCCGTTTGTTTGCGCTCTGTGACATCAAACCCAATTCCCCAGCTTGCCCATCCGGGAATGGGAAACTCTGCCGAAATATTTGACCAGGCGATCGTCCGAACACGACCATCCTTACAGGTCAAATCCCATTCCCAGTTGCGATAGTAATCGCCCTGTTGACTCCATTGCGCGGTTTGCTGCTGACAGTATTGAGCATCGGGATACAGTTGCCCCATCATGCCAAAGTTACCAATTACCTCTTGCGCCGTGTATCCGGTTACTCGCTCGCATTCCTGGTTCCAGGCGATGATGTTGCCCGTCGCATCAAACGCATCCAGCATGACGGGCATGTTTTCCAAAATGGAGCGCAGACGCGCCTCGCTGCATCGTAGCTTATCCTCGACTTGATGCCGCTCAGTGACATCCCGCCAGGTGGCAACAAACC
The nucleotide sequence above comes from Oscillatoria sp. FACHB-1407. Encoded proteins:
- a CDS encoding cysteine hydrolase family protein; this translates as MTLPLLIVDVQTGFMNDFTHHIPRRVVRLIEQETYSPILFTRFINSPDSPYTHLLKWDGCHEAPETDLATELAPYVQSQCVFSKPGLCGIPNELADYLNRHQIQQIAVVGIDTDMCVLKIAMDLFDQGIEPIVLTDCCASTAGLQAHLAGLAVLSRNIGAQRLRDAGLGEGTLAAPVANQNH
- a CDS encoding hybrid sensor histidine kinase/response regulator, which gives rise to MPKTDRPSLLTTLLPLLGYGAGLIGLAQLIHSNCSFSEANLAVLAGGVGAIGLFGLVTTILSLTRRNTTFSPSTALDEQVTSLSHLLSNTHQQLQNSEERFRTSIETMLDCFGIYSAIRDEQGKILDFQVQFVNQAACLNNQLSAEEQLGKRLCELLPAHRTSGLFDEYCQVVKTGQPLVKNALFYEDQYGQRQLMRAFDIRAAKLGDGFVATWRDVTERHQVEDKLRCSEARLRSILENMPVMLDAFDATGNIIAWNQECERVTGYTAQEVIGNFGMMGQLYPDAQYCQQQTAQWSQQGDYYRNWEWDLTCKDGRVRTIAWSNISAEFPIPGWASWGIGFDVTERKQTERELAQANERFRLAMAAINAAVYDWDIEQDQVDRSEGTSHLFGFPTEAIAPNSEWWLNRIHPEDVETTRQAVLTALQQGDRYNLEYRVRNQQDEYVDVQDQGLILRDVMGRAVRVVGSTTDISKRKRAEAALRQSEATARARAAELEAFMEAVPAGVWIAHDPQCHHVTPNRAACEMMRRSPDSIMTATPETGEYPFQFKIQQNGQDVDPYDLPMQQAGRTGQAVSGEFEFVFDDGAVCSIYGRAVPVRCESGTVQGVIGAFIDISSLKQVENALIESGERLRESQERLELALDAARIGSWDWNLATHEVVWTPYHEIILGYEPGNPKRTYKEWRDRIHPDDLPGTEASLQQAMEDKQDYACDYRVVWADGSIHWISSYGRFHYDSNEQPTRMLGMLFDITDRKQTEAALQESELKFRTLADTMPQLFWVVRSDTYHEYCNQRWCEYTGLSLEQAQREGVEPIIHPDDLAYTLQSFDEAATDRRMFRIEHRIRRASDGEYRWHLSQALPLYDQQGQMVKWFGSSTDIHDQKLLIEERAKALERERAARTALERASRMKDEFLAVVSHELRSPLNAILGWSRLLRTRNFDPQKTEQALASIERNAQAQTQLIEDLLDISRIIRGKIRLDLRPTHLIPCIQAAIDTIRPAATAKSIALSFHSSPDTDLVSGDPERLQQIVWNLLSNAVKFTPAGGKVDIQLELVGNGEWGMGNGIKAVHSPLPTSHSPIYAQIQVIDSGKGISPDFLPYVFERFRQEDSTTTRTQGGLGLGLAIVRNLVELHGGTIHVDSCGEGQGTTFTVHLPLLTAALPNQPVSYQGLHRQTIVDTVLDLSNVNVLIVDDERDTREFLQAALEQYGARVISAASASAAWQLLQTHKPDILLSDVGMPDEDGFTFIRRIRSLPPGQGGRIPAAALTAYAREGDRLEALSAGFQMHIPKPIEPIQLLMVIMRLLESQKELSS